The following proteins are co-located in the Micromonospora coriariae genome:
- a CDS encoding S8 family peptidase: MMRSVRKLSALALLVLGVSAVAPGGVPASAQPRATKPATKPAVASKPRTVTLLTGDTVHLSTVNGKTAVDVVPGKDRERIPFITHSAGEDVRVIPADAVGLLNRGKLDARLFDISTLVRFGYDDTRATLPLIVQHNSAASAKLTGARTTRELSGASAVAENRADAVSFWNNLTSTAGGTERKLRTGFEKVWLDGLRQPSLDVSVPMTGAPQAWQAGWTGTGVKVGVIDTGVDQTHPDLAGHVAAAENFTTEPDALDRVGHGTHVASTIAGSGAASQGRFKGMAPGAKLYSAKVCIQEGCPESAILAGMTWAAEQGAKVVNMSLGGPDSPETDPIEAALTDLTHRYGVLFVVAAGNSGLAGDSTVDSPGSVAEALTVGAVTKTGELAEFSGRGPRTGDAGIKPEITAPGVGIVAARSSTSDLWPDDENPQYTSMNGTSMATPHVAGAAAILTQQHPDWAPERIKSTLMAAAQPNSATGVYEQGAGFLDVARAIRQTVTASPVSVAFERTTAAQTRTVTYANSGSSPLTLAVALDAKDADGAPAPAGLFGLSASSVTVPAGGTATVTVTVQAGAGLPDRYFGGEVTATGGGTQVQTPVALDIARSELALKLVGPDGGAPRADQGWVTMLTDLDRQTLLELGDPTATTYRVRAGRYLVQTYMVSNDPGFPTITSLVRPSLDLTTDQALTMDTRLAKPIAVSVPNPEATAVFQESGWTIRTEEPQIWGSNDPFGVLMNVPFDHVRTAQIGAGKTPGFVSYVNGMWGQVAQDGSLHNSPYVYRVYLYEPQKMMTGLNRKLRAGDFATVRSQVSADVADVPVARLARAHAPGNSPVYRTERVGPPSFTYDVPSTITEYYNQDKKAVWQSTSGQPGYTYYESAWTSFRPGRTYDVKWANAVAGPVFPEPNFGQQFATRYWGDTMGGPGPLHGDGAGHMGFRHVVGGSVQVDLYRNGVKIGDANQAPWTWDVPAEKGDYRLAATFRSDPAFTLSTVVDAEWTFKSAHVADGDLVKLPMTAIRYTPELDIDNRAPAGRPFAIPVSLDRQVGAAPGRTRTLTVEASFDDGKTWRKLTVKRSGEKAVAWVHNPAGTGFVSLRSAATDTSGNTVKQTVIRAYRY; the protein is encoded by the coding sequence ATGATGCGTTCAGTTCGCAAGTTATCGGCGCTGGCACTGCTGGTGCTGGGCGTCTCGGCGGTGGCTCCGGGCGGTGTGCCGGCATCGGCGCAGCCCCGGGCCACGAAGCCGGCGACCAAACCCGCGGTCGCGTCCAAGCCCCGGACGGTCACTCTGCTCACCGGCGACACCGTCCACCTCAGCACGGTGAACGGCAAGACAGCCGTCGACGTCGTGCCGGGCAAGGACCGGGAACGGATCCCGTTCATCACCCACAGCGCCGGCGAGGACGTGCGGGTCATCCCCGCCGACGCCGTCGGCCTGCTCAACCGGGGCAAGCTCGACGCACGGCTCTTCGACATCTCGACGCTGGTCCGCTTCGGCTACGACGACACCCGCGCCACCCTGCCGCTCATCGTCCAGCACAACAGCGCCGCGTCCGCCAAGCTCACCGGCGCGCGGACCACCCGGGAACTCTCCGGGGCGAGCGCTGTCGCGGAGAACCGGGCGGACGCGGTGTCCTTCTGGAACAACCTCACGTCCACAGCGGGTGGCACCGAGCGCAAACTGCGGACCGGGTTCGAGAAGGTCTGGCTCGACGGGCTGCGCCAGCCCAGCCTTGACGTCAGCGTGCCGATGACCGGCGCGCCGCAGGCCTGGCAGGCCGGCTGGACGGGCACGGGGGTGAAGGTCGGCGTGATCGACACCGGCGTGGACCAGACCCATCCCGACCTGGCCGGTCACGTCGCCGCCGCGGAGAACTTCACCACCGAGCCGGACGCCCTCGACCGGGTCGGCCACGGCACCCACGTCGCCTCCACCATCGCCGGCAGCGGAGCCGCGTCGCAGGGCCGTTTCAAGGGCATGGCGCCCGGCGCGAAGCTCTACAGCGCCAAGGTCTGCATCCAGGAGGGCTGCCCGGAGTCGGCGATCCTGGCTGGCATGACCTGGGCGGCGGAGCAGGGAGCCAAGGTCGTCAACATGAGCCTCGGCGGCCCGGACAGCCCGGAGACCGACCCGATCGAGGCGGCGCTGACCGACCTCACCCACCGCTACGGCGTGCTCTTCGTCGTAGCCGCGGGCAACAGCGGCCTGGCCGGTGATTCCACAGTGGACTCGCCCGGCTCCGTGGCCGAGGCGCTGACCGTGGGCGCCGTGACCAAGACGGGCGAGCTGGCCGAGTTCTCGGGACGGGGCCCGCGCACGGGCGACGCCGGCATCAAGCCGGAGATCACCGCTCCCGGCGTCGGCATCGTCGCCGCCCGCAGCTCGACCTCCGACCTGTGGCCGGACGACGAGAACCCGCAGTACACCAGCATGAACGGCACCTCGATGGCGACGCCGCACGTGGCCGGCGCGGCGGCGATCCTGACCCAGCAGCACCCCGACTGGGCGCCGGAGCGGATCAAGTCCACGCTGATGGCGGCCGCGCAGCCGAACAGCGCCACCGGCGTCTACGAGCAGGGCGCGGGCTTCCTCGACGTCGCCCGGGCGATCCGGCAGACGGTCACGGCGAGCCCGGTCAGCGTCGCCTTCGAGCGGACCACCGCCGCGCAGACGCGCACTGTCACGTACGCGAACAGCGGCTCCTCCCCCCTCACCCTGGCTGTCGCCCTCGATGCCAAGGACGCCGACGGCGCCCCCGCGCCGGCCGGCCTGTTCGGCCTCAGCGCCTCCTCGGTGACGGTCCCGGCCGGCGGCACGGCCACCGTCACAGTGACCGTGCAGGCCGGCGCCGGCCTGCCCGACCGCTACTTCGGCGGTGAGGTGACCGCCACCGGCGGCGGCACGCAGGTGCAGACCCCGGTCGCGCTCGACATCGCCCGCAGCGAGTTGGCACTCAAGCTCGTCGGGCCGGACGGCGGCGCACCCAGGGCGGACCAGGGCTGGGTGACCATGCTGACCGACCTGGACCGGCAGACCCTCCTGGAGCTCGGCGACCCCACGGCCACCACGTACCGCGTCCGCGCGGGCCGCTACCTGGTCCAGACCTACATGGTGAGCAATGACCCGGGCTTCCCGACCATCACTTCGCTGGTGCGCCCGAGCCTCGACCTGACTACGGACCAGGCGCTCACCATGGACACCCGCCTGGCGAAGCCGATCGCGGTGTCGGTGCCGAACCCGGAGGCCACCGCGGTCTTCCAGGAGTCCGGCTGGACGATCCGGACCGAGGAGCCGCAGATCTGGGGCAGCAACGACCCGTTCGGCGTGCTGATGAACGTCCCCTTCGACCACGTGCGGACCGCGCAGATCGGGGCCGGCAAGACGCCCGGCTTCGTCTCCTACGTCAACGGGATGTGGGGCCAGGTGGCCCAGGACGGCAGCCTGCACAACAGCCCGTACGTCTACCGGGTCTACCTCTACGAGCCGCAGAAGATGATGACCGGGCTGAACCGCAAGCTGCGCGCGGGCGACTTCGCCACGGTCCGCTCCCAGGTCAGCGCGGACGTGGCCGACGTGCCGGTTGCGCGGCTCGCGCGCGCACACGCGCCCGGCAACTCGCCGGTCTACCGCACCGAGCGCGTAGGCCCGCCGAGCTTCACCTACGACGTGCCGAGCACCATCACCGAGTATTACAACCAGGACAAGAAGGCGGTGTGGCAGTCGACCTCGGGCCAGCCGGGGTACACGTACTACGAGTCGGCATGGACCAGCTTCCGGCCCGGGCGCACGTACGACGTGAAGTGGGCCAACGCGGTGGCCGGCCCGGTCTTCCCGGAACCGAACTTCGGCCAGCAGTTCGCCACCCGATACTGGGGCGACACGATGGGCGGGCCGGGGCCGCTGCACGGTGACGGCGCCGGGCACATGGGCTTCCGGCACGTCGTCGGTGGCAGCGTGCAGGTGGACCTCTACCGCAACGGGGTCAAGATCGGCGACGCGAACCAGGCGCCCTGGACGTGGGACGTGCCCGCGGAGAAGGGTGACTACCGGCTGGCCGCGACGTTCCGCAGCGACCCGGCCTTCACCCTGTCGACAGTGGTCGACGCCGAGTGGACCTTCAAGTCCGCCCACGTGGCCGACGGCGATCTGGTGAAGCTGCCGATGACGGCGATCCGATACACCCCGGAGCTCGACATCGACAACAGGGCGCCGGCCGGCCGGCCTTTCGCCATCCCGGTCTCGCTCGACCGGCAGGTCGGGGCGGCGCCCGGCCGGACCAGGACCCTGACCGTCGAGGCGTCCTTCGACGACGGCAAGACCTGGCGCAAGCTGACCGTGAAGCGGTCCGGCGAGAAGGCGGTCGCCTGGGTACACAACCCGGCCGGCACCGGTTTCGTCTCGCTGCGGTCCGCCGCGACGGACACCAGCGGTAACACGGTCAAGCAGACCGTGATCCGCGCCTACCGGTACTGA
- a CDS encoding AfsR/SARP family transcriptional regulator, with product MDRSKMTGPLSFAVLGPVRAWRGHFEIDLGTRQQRLILALLLARAGGAVSIAELVDLLWESEPPPSAVNVVHRHVGILRRRFEPGLPTRAAGSVLIRDGAEYRLRIDAESLDLLRFRRLIAQAGGSSGERAVELYREALALWRDRCASGLRTGGRAHPEFVAVDGERFAAVRAATDVALRAGCVHVVLPAIRLAAEYEPLDEALQACLLLALAADGRRAEALATYADIEHRLADELGIQPGSDLREARKRLFDNDVPADGSRSRPGVRPAVMRPAAPPGGAEAESWPPTERELSPATRAEPPAQLPADHPYFIGRRGVVAAAQELLAEDGRTTALVIDGMPGVGKTTFAVHLAHQLAARYPDGQLHADLRGFDSGDSVMTPTEALRGFLWSLGVTPAAIPAELHAQAGLYRSILAERRMLILLDNCRDWDQIRHLLPGTGGSLVIATSRRRITGGAGPAGAHALHLDLLTDAEARELLTRRLGDAAAADPDAVNEIIARCGRLPLALALVATRGVGRTGLSLPAVAAELAEADGRLAGFGDAHADLEAIFSWSYRALTPGAARLFRLLPLHPAGELSTEAAAALGGLSLRAARGLLAELGAQLLVQPGDGRWRMHDLLRAYAVELGEEHDDAAERDAAIERVYDYYQLSAYAAHLPLQPQVPLSVPEPSERGVTGRGFTGRADAMAWFADEQRVLTDIVARARERGRPSTAWQIALAMQNYFQDTAQFKQWAATVSAGLAAAGDDPAAQALLHRSLAGACYFLADLDRGLSHLQHARVLFDRLGRRAEQGHVENNIAEIRLEQRRYHEAIRHAEAARALFHAEGNVRGATNALLVIARAQGWLGRHSEALGMFVEAQRQFEALGDRHGVGTTQAWLAHTYSMIDDLPQALVIWQQALDTFRGARATHHTAEVLVAIGDFHSANGDPALAGKAWSEALAELDGTDSPIARRIRDRLLWHR from the coding sequence ATGGATCGCAGCAAGATGACCGGCCCGCTCTCCTTCGCCGTTCTCGGCCCGGTGCGCGCCTGGCGCGGCCACTTCGAGATCGACCTGGGCACCCGACAGCAGCGGCTGATCCTGGCGTTGCTGCTCGCCCGGGCCGGCGGCGCGGTCAGCATCGCCGAACTCGTCGACCTGCTCTGGGAGTCCGAGCCTCCACCCAGCGCGGTCAACGTGGTGCACCGGCACGTCGGGATCCTCCGTCGGCGCTTCGAGCCGGGCCTGCCGACGAGGGCAGCGGGCTCGGTACTGATCCGTGACGGCGCCGAGTACCGGCTGCGGATCGACGCGGAGTCGCTCGATCTGCTGCGTTTCCGGCGTCTGATCGCCCAGGCCGGCGGCAGCTCCGGCGAGCGGGCCGTCGAGCTCTACCGGGAGGCGCTGGCGCTGTGGCGCGACCGGTGCGCCTCGGGCCTGCGGACCGGCGGCCGTGCCCATCCGGAGTTCGTCGCTGTCGACGGCGAGCGGTTCGCGGCGGTCCGGGCGGCGACCGACGTCGCTCTGCGGGCCGGATGCGTCCACGTGGTGCTGCCCGCCATCCGGCTCGCCGCCGAATACGAGCCGCTGGACGAGGCGCTGCAGGCGTGCCTGCTGCTCGCGCTCGCCGCGGACGGCCGCCGGGCCGAGGCCCTCGCGACCTATGCGGACATCGAGCACCGGCTCGCCGACGAGCTCGGCATCCAGCCGGGCAGCGACCTGCGCGAAGCCCGGAAGCGCCTGTTCGACAACGATGTGCCGGCCGACGGATCCAGGTCGCGGCCCGGCGTCAGACCGGCAGTCATGCGGCCCGCAGCGCCGCCCGGTGGTGCGGAGGCCGAATCGTGGCCGCCAACCGAGCGGGAGTTGTCGCCGGCGACCCGGGCCGAGCCGCCGGCCCAGTTGCCGGCCGACCACCCCTACTTCATCGGTCGTCGCGGCGTCGTGGCCGCCGCGCAGGAGTTGCTGGCCGAAGACGGGCGGACCACGGCGCTGGTCATCGACGGAATGCCCGGGGTCGGGAAGACGACCTTCGCCGTGCACCTGGCCCATCAGCTGGCCGCCCGCTACCCCGATGGGCAGTTGCACGCGGACCTGCGCGGCTTCGACTCCGGCGACTCAGTGATGACACCGACGGAGGCGTTGCGCGGCTTCCTGTGGTCCCTCGGGGTCACGCCGGCCGCCATCCCGGCCGAACTGCACGCCCAGGCCGGCCTGTACCGCAGCATCCTGGCCGAGCGCCGGATGCTGATCCTGCTCGACAACTGCCGCGACTGGGACCAGATCCGGCACCTGCTGCCCGGGACCGGCGGCAGTCTCGTCATCGCCACCAGCCGCCGCCGGATCACCGGTGGGGCCGGCCCGGCGGGCGCCCACGCGCTGCACCTCGACCTGCTGACCGACGCCGAGGCCCGCGAGCTGCTCACCCGCCGGCTCGGTGACGCGGCCGCCGCCGACCCGGATGCCGTCAACGAGATCATCGCGCGGTGCGGCCGGCTGCCGCTGGCCCTGGCGCTGGTCGCCACCCGCGGCGTCGGCCGGACCGGGCTCAGCCTGCCCGCGGTCGCCGCTGAGCTGGCCGAGGCCGACGGCCGGCTGGCCGGCTTCGGTGACGCACACGCCGATCTGGAGGCCATCTTCTCCTGGTCCTACCGAGCCCTGACTCCCGGAGCAGCCCGGCTCTTCCGGCTGCTGCCCCTGCACCCGGCCGGGGAGCTGAGCACGGAGGCGGCAGCCGCCCTGGGCGGCCTGTCCCTGCGCGCCGCCCGCGGTCTGCTCGCCGAGCTCGGGGCACAGCTGCTGGTCCAGCCGGGCGACGGCCGGTGGCGCATGCATGATCTGCTGCGCGCCTACGCTGTGGAGCTCGGCGAGGAGCACGACGACGCGGCCGAACGGGACGCTGCCATCGAGCGGGTCTACGACTATTACCAGCTCAGCGCGTACGCGGCGCATCTGCCCTTGCAGCCGCAGGTGCCGCTGTCCGTGCCGGAGCCGTCCGAACGCGGAGTCACCGGGCGCGGCTTCACCGGCCGGGCCGACGCGATGGCCTGGTTCGCAGACGAGCAGCGGGTGTTGACCGACATCGTCGCCCGGGCCAGGGAGCGCGGCCGGCCGAGCACGGCCTGGCAGATCGCGTTGGCAATGCAGAACTACTTCCAGGACACCGCGCAGTTCAAGCAGTGGGCGGCAACGGTGAGCGCGGGCCTCGCCGCAGCCGGGGACGACCCCGCCGCCCAGGCCCTGCTGCACCGCAGCCTCGCCGGCGCCTGCTACTTCCTGGCCGATCTCGACCGCGGGCTGTCACACCTGCAGCACGCCCGGGTGCTCTTCGACCGGCTCGGCCGGCGCGCCGAGCAGGGCCACGTGGAGAACAACATCGCCGAGATCCGGCTGGAGCAGAGGCGCTACCACGAGGCGATCCGGCATGCCGAGGCCGCGCGGGCGCTCTTTCACGCTGAGGGCAACGTGCGGGGCGCCACCAACGCCCTGCTGGTCATCGCCCGGGCACAGGGCTGGCTCGGCCGGCACTCCGAGGCGCTGGGCATGTTCGTCGAGGCGCAGCGGCAGTTCGAGGCCCTCGGCGACCGGCACGGGGTGGGAACCACCCAGGCCTGGCTGGCGCACACGTACTCGATGATCGACGACCTGCCGCAGGCGTTGGTGATCTGGCAGCAGGCGCTCGACACCTTTCGCGGTGCCCGGGCGACCCACCACACCGCGGAGGTGCTGGTCGCCATCGGCGACTTCCACTCCGCCAACGGCGACCCGGCCCTGGCCGGGAAGGCGTGGAGCGAGGCCCTCGCCGAGCTCGACGGGACGGACTCGCCGATCGCCCGGCGCATCCGTGACCGGCTGCTCTGGCACCGGTGA
- a CDS encoding sigma-70 family RNA polymerase sigma factor yields MLRAPDESPTGRAERMTALHADHARAVLRILLVLTRGQRQTAEDLLQETMLRAWRHLDSVPAEPDAARRWLVTVARRLVIDGVRLRRGRPAEVHLVDMTWIPSGDDTTGTALASYAIRYALGRLTPAQRSLLSEVYLVGRSPAEVAGRLGVPIGTVKSRTHHAMRALRTGLKAA; encoded by the coding sequence GTGCTGCGGGCACCCGACGAATCACCGACCGGCCGGGCCGAGCGCATGACCGCGCTGCACGCGGACCACGCCCGTGCCGTGCTGCGTATCCTGCTCGTGCTGACCCGTGGCCAGCGGCAGACCGCCGAGGACCTTCTCCAGGAGACGATGCTGCGCGCCTGGCGGCACCTCGACTCGGTGCCGGCCGAGCCCGATGCCGCCCGCCGCTGGCTCGTCACCGTCGCCCGGCGGCTCGTCATCGACGGCGTCCGGCTGCGGCGGGGCCGCCCGGCCGAGGTCCATCTCGTCGACATGACCTGGATTCCCTCCGGTGACGACACGACCGGCACCGCACTCGCGTCGTACGCCATCCGGTACGCGCTCGGACGGCTGACCCCGGCGCAGCGCAGCCTGCTCTCCGAGGTCTACCTGGTTGGGAGGTCACCGGCGGAGGTCGCGGGCCGGCTGGGAGTGCCGATCGGCACAGTGAAATCCCGGACCCACCATGCGATGCGCGCCCTGCGCACCGGCCTCAAGGCGGCCTGA
- a CDS encoding AfsR/SARP family transcriptional regulator: protein MRAEAGETIGFSVLGSIRVVRAGVELHLGARQQRLVLALLLARAGSPVSLAELVDLLWDEEPPPSAANVVHRHVGVLRRLLEPGLPNRSAGRHILRELSGYRLRADEASLDLLKFRSLSRLAGRSLQDGDPESALRHSLDGLRLWRGRCAAGLEPASRLHPAFLAVEAERAAAVRAAADAAERCGRMSAVLTPLRQAAEQHPLDESLQARLLLALAADGRQAEAVETYRTVRRRLADDLGIDPGEELREAYDRLLHQRTRPARTDSPSPVPRPAQLPPDLPFFSGRDDLVAEARAAVARPGGPAVLAIDGMPGIGKTALAVHLAHTFAADYPDGQLYVDLRGYDGREPAMSPAEALRGFLGSLGVPQDGIPAELHAQAGMYRSSLAGRRLLIVLDNCRDAEQIRHLLPGSAGCLAIVTSRSRLSSLLTTAGAHPLPVGLPSLDEARAALLRPLGAGRVAADPAAIDAVIASCGRLPLALAVVAARAASLPRTPPAQIAAELARAPGSLDGFDGDDPQTGLRAAFSWSYQALTAPAARLFRLLPIHPGPDISIAGAAGLAGVPLRTGRTLIGELSRAHLISEELPGRYRTHDLLLAYAAELGEENDSPAERAAAELRCLHFYRATCYQAHRQLLTSEHHPMIELGPGETPLRFAGHGDAIRWFSAERQVLIALVARAARQGWHTEAWQLALGMQHFFDRTGRWADWTATGEAALDAARAGGDLVGQARMHRSLAGAAYFRHEHETAIGHLDQALDLLARLGLHDELTRATINRVMILAAQGRHEEVVRTLSAVLGPWAAGDDKLFADALVIMAASNAELGREEEAVRCAEQAMALSRGAQYSLGVAEAWEVLGQVHSARQEFGTAVACWREAAVAYQEASASAPAAEVLALLGDALAATGDQDAAVRAWQEALALIPYAQSRTGLRLAGLLAAVTSRP, encoded by the coding sequence GTGCGGGCGGAGGCGGGTGAGACGATCGGGTTCTCGGTGCTCGGCTCGATCAGGGTCGTCCGCGCCGGCGTCGAGCTGCATCTGGGGGCGCGCCAGCAGCGCCTGGTGCTCGCGTTGTTGCTGGCCCGGGCCGGTTCACCGGTCTCCCTGGCCGAACTGGTCGACCTGCTCTGGGACGAGGAGCCCCCGCCCAGCGCCGCGAACGTCGTGCACCGGCACGTCGGGGTGCTCCGGCGGCTGCTCGAACCCGGCCTGCCCAACCGTTCGGCGGGACGGCACATCCTCCGGGAGCTCTCGGGCTATCGGCTGCGCGCCGACGAAGCGTCCCTCGACCTGCTGAAGTTCCGGTCGTTGAGCCGGCTGGCGGGCCGGAGCCTGCAGGACGGCGACCCGGAGTCGGCGCTGCGGCATTCCCTCGACGGGCTGCGGCTGTGGCGCGGCCGGTGCGCGGCGGGCCTGGAACCGGCATCCCGCCTGCATCCCGCGTTCCTCGCGGTGGAGGCCGAACGCGCTGCGGCCGTGCGCGCGGCAGCCGACGCAGCCGAGCGCTGCGGCCGGATGAGCGCGGTGCTGACGCCGCTGCGGCAGGCCGCCGAGCAGCACCCGCTCGACGAGTCGTTGCAGGCCCGGTTGTTGCTGGCGCTCGCCGCCGACGGCCGCCAGGCCGAAGCCGTCGAGACGTACCGGACGGTGCGCCGCCGGCTCGCCGACGACCTGGGCATCGATCCGGGTGAGGAACTGCGGGAGGCGTACGACCGGCTGCTGCACCAACGCACAAGGCCGGCGCGTACCGACTCGCCGTCGCCCGTTCCCCGGCCCGCGCAGTTGCCGCCGGACCTGCCCTTCTTCAGCGGTCGGGACGACCTCGTCGCCGAAGCCCGCGCGGCGGTCGCGCGCCCGGGCGGTCCGGCGGTGCTCGCGATCGACGGCATGCCCGGGATCGGCAAGACCGCCCTCGCCGTCCACCTCGCCCACACCTTCGCCGCCGACTATCCGGACGGGCAGTTGTATGTCGACCTGCGCGGATACGACGGGCGCGAGCCGGCGATGAGCCCGGCCGAGGCGCTGCGCGGCTTCCTCGGCTCGCTCGGGGTGCCCCAGGACGGCATTCCCGCCGAGTTGCACGCCCAGGCGGGCATGTACCGCAGCAGCCTCGCCGGTCGACGCCTGCTGATCGTGCTCGACAACTGCCGGGACGCCGAGCAGATCCGGCACCTGCTGCCGGGCAGCGCCGGCTGTCTGGCGATCGTCACCAGTCGCAGCCGGCTCAGCAGCCTGCTGACCACGGCCGGCGCCCACCCGTTGCCGGTCGGCCTGCCGAGCCTCGACGAGGCCCGCGCGGCGCTCCTGCGGCCCCTCGGCGCCGGCCGCGTCGCGGCGGACCCGGCCGCGATCGACGCCGTCATCGCCAGCTGCGGGCGGCTGCCGCTCGCGCTGGCCGTGGTGGCCGCCCGCGCGGCGAGTCTGCCGCGCACGCCGCCGGCGCAGATCGCCGCCGAATTGGCCCGCGCGCCCGGCAGCCTGGACGGCTTCGACGGCGACGACCCGCAGACCGGCCTGCGTGCCGCCTTCTCCTGGTCCTACCAGGCACTTACCGCCCCGGCCGCACGACTCTTCCGGCTGCTGCCGATCCATCCTGGCCCCGACATCTCGATCGCCGGGGCGGCGGGCCTGGCCGGCGTCCCACTGCGGACCGGGCGGACGCTGATCGGCGAGTTGAGCCGCGCGCACCTGATCAGCGAGGAACTGCCGGGCCGCTACCGCACCCACGACCTGCTGCTGGCCTACGCCGCGGAGCTCGGCGAGGAGAACGACAGCCCCGCGGAGCGCGCTGCCGCGGAGCTGCGCTGCCTGCACTTCTACCGGGCCACCTGCTACCAGGCGCACCGACAGCTGCTGACCTCCGAGCACCACCCGATGATCGAGCTGGGGCCGGGCGAGACCCCACTGCGCTTCGCCGGCCACGGTGACGCCATACGCTGGTTCAGCGCCGAGCGGCAGGTCCTGATCGCGCTGGTCGCCCGGGCCGCCCGGCAGGGCTGGCACACCGAGGCCTGGCAGCTTGCCCTGGGCATGCAACACTTCTTCGACCGCACCGGCAGGTGGGCAGACTGGACGGCCACCGGCGAGGCGGCCCTCGATGCCGCTCGGGCGGGCGGCGACCTGGTTGGGCAGGCCCGGATGCACCGCAGCCTGGCCGGGGCGGCGTACTTCCGGCACGAGCACGAGACCGCGATCGGGCATCTCGACCAGGCGCTCGATCTGCTCGCCCGGCTCGGCCTGCACGACGAACTGACCCGGGCCACGATCAACCGGGTGATGATCCTGGCAGCCCAGGGGCGACACGAGGAGGTCGTCCGGACGCTCTCGGCGGTCCTGGGGCCGTGGGCGGCCGGAGACGACAAGCTGTTCGCGGACGCTCTGGTGATCATGGCCGCGAGCAACGCCGAACTGGGCCGGGAGGAAGAGGCCGTGCGCTGCGCCGAGCAGGCGATGGCGCTGTCACGCGGAGCGCAGTACAGCCTTGGCGTCGCCGAGGCGTGGGAGGTGCTCGGCCAGGTGCACTCCGCCCGCCAGGAGTTCGGCACGGCGGTCGCCTGTTGGCGCGAGGCGGCCGTCGCGTACCAGGAGGCGTCGGCGTCGGCCCCGGCCGCGGAAGTGCTGGCGCTGCTCGGCGACGCCCTCGCCGCCACCGGCGACCAGGACGCCGCGGTACGGGCATGGCAGGAGGCGTTGGCTCTGATCCCGTACGCGCAGAGCCGGACCGGCCTGCGGCTCGCCGGCCTGCTCGCGGCGGTCACGTCGCGTCCGTGA
- a CDS encoding RNA polymerase sigma-70 factor has product MASAIPDAADAATREGRRTDPATDAFVTHRNLLFTVAYEMLGSAADAEDVLQETWLRWADVDLDTVRDQRAYLVRIATRQSLSRLRTLSRRRESYVGSWLPEPLLTTPDVAEDVELAESVSMAMLLVLETLAPTERAVFVLREVFDLAYDEIADAVDKSPAAVRQIAHRARAHVAARRPRGVVSPAETKGALEAFQRAVETGDVQGLLDILAPDVVLLGDGGGVRQAVLRPIAGADKVARLMASKQFRIAATSLQPAQVNGYPSLVLRLDGEIDTVIALRIDDGLITGLYAVRNPEKLSHMQRATALRR; this is encoded by the coding sequence ATGGCCAGCGCAATTCCGGACGCTGCAGACGCCGCCACGAGGGAGGGTCGCCGTACGGACCCCGCCACCGACGCGTTCGTCACCCACCGCAACCTGCTCTTCACTGTCGCCTACGAGATGCTCGGCTCCGCCGCCGACGCCGAGGACGTCCTCCAGGAGACCTGGCTGCGGTGGGCGGACGTCGACCTCGACACTGTGCGGGACCAGCGCGCGTACCTGGTCCGGATCGCCACCCGCCAGTCACTCAGCCGGCTGCGTACGCTCAGCCGCCGCAGGGAGTCCTACGTCGGCTCCTGGCTCCCGGAGCCCCTGCTGACCACGCCCGACGTCGCCGAGGACGTGGAACTGGCCGAGAGCGTCTCGATGGCGATGCTGCTGGTGCTGGAGACGCTCGCGCCGACCGAGCGGGCGGTGTTCGTCCTGCGCGAGGTGTTCGATCTGGCCTACGACGAGATTGCCGACGCCGTCGACAAGAGCCCGGCCGCGGTCCGCCAGATCGCCCACCGGGCGCGCGCGCACGTGGCCGCGCGCCGGCCCCGCGGGGTGGTTTCTCCGGCCGAGACCAAAGGTGCGCTGGAGGCGTTCCAGCGGGCGGTCGAGACCGGGGACGTGCAGGGCCTGCTCGACATCCTCGCGCCGGACGTCGTGCTCCTGGGTGACGGTGGCGGAGTCAGACAGGCCGTGCTGCGGCCCATCGCCGGCGCCGACAAGGTGGCGCGGCTGATGGCCTCCAAGCAGTTCAGGATCGCCGCCACGTCGCTGCAACCGGCCCAGGTCAACGGCTACCCGTCGTTGGTTCTGCGGCTCGACGGCGAGATCGACACGGTCATCGCGCTGCGCATCGACGACGGCCTCATCACCGGGCTCTACGCCGTGCGCAACCCGGAGAAGCTGTCGCACATGCAGCGTGCGACAGCCCTGCGTCGCTGA